One Actinomyces marmotae DNA window includes the following coding sequences:
- the mtnN gene encoding 5'-methylthioadenosine/S-adenosylhomocysteine nucleosidase, which produces MEEEARPFLERLPALDGAAPLALNSDAWAVSLALPPVIPGSADGQGPGAPRELILIRTGIGLVAAASALAAALAQVAPRMIISAGTAGGLARDVEVGDVCASTTLAFTDADATAFGYARGQIPGQPPAFRSAAGLREAIELHGPAALAAATPASSSARIHAGQMLSGNSFVTAANVADTREAFPEAVSTDMESAALAQVAAAAGIPFASVRGISDLCGPEAGQDFHIGADEAAARSAAVVIAALAALS; this is translated from the coding sequence ATGGAGGAGGAGGCGCGCCCCTTCCTCGAACGCCTCCCCGCGCTCGACGGCGCCGCTCCCCTAGCGCTGAACAGTGACGCATGGGCCGTGAGCCTCGCGCTGCCCCCCGTCATCCCGGGAAGCGCCGATGGCCAGGGCCCCGGGGCCCCCCGCGAGCTCATCCTCATCCGCACGGGGATCGGCCTGGTGGCGGCCGCCTCGGCGCTGGCGGCAGCGCTGGCCCAGGTGGCCCCGCGCATGATCATCTCGGCCGGGACGGCCGGCGGCCTGGCCCGCGACGTTGAGGTGGGGGACGTGTGCGCCTCGACGACCCTGGCCTTCACGGACGCCGATGCGACAGCCTTCGGCTACGCCCGCGGCCAGATCCCCGGCCAGCCCCCCGCCTTCAGGTCGGCCGCCGGGCTGCGCGAAGCCATCGAGCTCCACGGCCCCGCGGCGCTGGCCGCCGCTACCCCGGCATCGTCGTCGGCGCGCATCCATGCCGGGCAGATGCTCTCCGGCAATTCCTTCGTGACGGCGGCGAACGTGGCGGACACGCGCGAGGCGTTCCCGGAGGCGGTGAGCACCGACATGGAGTCCGCGGCGCTGGCGCAGGTGGCGGCCGCCGCGGGCATCCCCTTCGCCTCGGTGCGCGGGATCTCCGACCTGTGCGGGCCCGAGGCGGGCCAGGACTTCCACATCGGCGCCGACGAGGCCGCGGCCCGCAGCGCCGCCGTCGTCATCGCCGCCCTGGCCGCGCTCAGTTGA
- a CDS encoding hydroxymethylpyrimidine/phosphomethylpyrimidine kinase, translating to MSTTPPIALAIAGSEASGGAGAQTDIKTFQQLGVFGCTALTCIVSMDPKANWDHRFVPVDPQVIADQIEACATVHSRIDAVKVGMLGTQPTIDAVDAALERYGFPIVVLDPVLICKGQEFSSAMAVDNALREKILPRATMVTPNLFESATLAGVEEITSVEALKDAAKRIFDLGVPNVLAKAGPSLGTGTALDVFYDGSTLEVLEVPAVGAERMHGAGCTLAAAVTAELAKGATPLEAAVTAKNVVSASVNPGMRGNIPFTYVWQGNYPELLAGQPARGARCPAQASTPRIGEV from the coding sequence ATGAGCACTACTCCCCCCATTGCCCTGGCCATCGCCGGCTCCGAGGCCTCCGGTGGCGCTGGCGCGCAGACCGACATCAAGACCTTCCAGCAGCTCGGCGTCTTCGGCTGCACGGCGCTGACCTGCATCGTGTCCATGGACCCGAAGGCGAACTGGGATCACCGCTTCGTGCCGGTGGACCCGCAGGTGATCGCGGATCAGATCGAGGCCTGCGCCACCGTCCACTCCAGGATCGACGCCGTGAAGGTCGGGATGCTGGGCACGCAGCCTACAATCGACGCCGTCGACGCCGCCCTGGAGCGCTACGGCTTCCCGATCGTGGTGCTCGACCCGGTCCTCATCTGCAAGGGCCAGGAGTTCTCCTCGGCGATGGCCGTGGACAACGCGCTGCGCGAGAAGATCCTGCCGCGCGCCACGATGGTCACCCCGAACCTCTTCGAGTCGGCGACGCTGGCCGGCGTCGAGGAAATCACCTCGGTGGAGGCGCTCAAGGACGCGGCGAAGCGGATCTTCGACCTCGGCGTACCCAACGTGCTGGCGAAAGCGGGCCCGAGCCTGGGCACCGGCACGGCGCTGGACGTCTTCTACGACGGCTCCACCCTGGAGGTCCTGGAGGTCCCGGCAGTGGGCGCGGAGCGGATGCACGGCGCTGGCTGCACCTTGGCCGCCGCGGTGACGGCGGAGCTCGCCAAGGGGGCCACGCCCCTGGAGGCGGCGGTGACGGCGAAGAACGTGGTCTCGGCGTCGGTCAATCCCGGCATGCGTGGGAACATCCCCTTCACTTACGTCTGGCAGGGCAACTACCCTGAACTCCTCGCCGGACAGCCTGCCCGGGGTGCCCGATGCCCCGCTCAGGCCAGCACGCCCAGAATTGGCGAGGTTTGA
- the dcm gene encoding DNA (cytosine-5-)-methyltransferase: MSSAFAFIDLFAGIGGFHAALSEMGGGCVYAVEIDPDASRIYEQNWGINPLGDITVDAGEAGVSPRIPHHDVLAAGFPCQPFSKSGAQRGMEETRGTLYFNILQIVRERHPAVLLLENVRNLAGPRHKHEWEVIVRTLRDEGYRVADAPAIISPHQIGRERGGRPQVRERVFITATYDPEGLGDGAPAPVARPRHQYGEDTDWRIEDYLDEDPSGYELTPSEVEWVDAWDAWVRRFRKYNPGVKLPGFPIWADEWRTVEELEARIADGDYDGAPAWKMSFLRKNAELFDRNQGWCRAWLVEYQVASFPPSRRKLEWQAQGLGSLWDCLMHFRPSGLRAKPPTYVPALVAITQTSIIGPRRRRLTPREAARMQGLPDDFTFEGQSDAATYKQLGNGVNVGVVQNVLAMHCDRDRSILETTPSGRRVLRAVQHWKRRD, translated from the coding sequence GTGTCCTCCGCCTTCGCCTTCATTGACCTCTTCGCCGGCATCGGCGGCTTCCACGCCGCACTGTCCGAGATGGGGGGCGGGTGCGTCTACGCGGTCGAGATTGATCCGGATGCCTCTCGGATTTATGAGCAGAACTGGGGCATCAATCCGCTGGGTGACATCACAGTCGATGCCGGCGAGGCTGGTGTGAGCCCAAGGATCCCTCATCATGACGTGCTGGCGGCGGGATTTCCCTGCCAGCCGTTCTCGAAGTCGGGCGCGCAGCGCGGAATGGAGGAGACCCGAGGGACCCTGTACTTCAACATTCTTCAGATCGTTCGCGAGCGCCATCCTGCTGTCCTCCTACTTGAGAACGTTCGCAATCTCGCCGGCCCGAGGCACAAGCATGAGTGGGAGGTCATCGTTCGAACGCTCCGCGACGAGGGCTACAGGGTGGCCGATGCTCCTGCCATCATCTCGCCGCATCAGATCGGGAGAGAGCGGGGCGGGCGGCCTCAAGTGCGCGAACGAGTCTTCATCACGGCCACTTATGATCCTGAGGGACTGGGCGATGGCGCGCCTGCGCCGGTCGCCCGACCGCGCCATCAGTACGGCGAGGACACTGACTGGCGCATCGAGGACTACCTCGATGAGGATCCGTCGGGATATGAATTGACCCCTTCCGAGGTTGAATGGGTGGATGCTTGGGATGCTTGGGTGCGCCGCTTCCGGAAATACAACCCCGGCGTCAAGCTCCCTGGTTTCCCGATTTGGGCTGATGAATGGCGCACCGTCGAAGAGCTGGAGGCGCGCATCGCTGACGGAGACTATGACGGGGCGCCGGCGTGGAAGATGAGTTTCCTCCGTAAGAACGCCGAGCTCTTCGACCGCAATCAGGGTTGGTGCAGGGCTTGGCTCGTCGAATATCAGGTCGCCTCGTTCCCGCCTTCACGGCGGAAACTAGAATGGCAGGCTCAGGGCCTCGGCTCGTTATGGGACTGTCTCATGCATTTCCGGCCCTCTGGCCTGCGCGCTAAGCCCCCCACCTACGTGCCCGCGCTCGTGGCCATCACGCAGACGAGCATCATCGGCCCACGCCGTCGGCGATTGACCCCCAGGGAGGCCGCTCGGATGCAGGGGTTGCCAGACGATTTCACCTTCGAAGGGCAGTCGGACGCGGCCACGTACAAGCAACTGGGTAACGGCGTGAACGTCGGGGTGGTGCAGAACGTGCTGGCGATGCACTGCGATCGCGATAGGTCGATCCTTGAGACGACGCCGTCGGGCCGTCGTGTCCTTCGAGCGGTTCAGCACTGGAAGCGCCGTGACTGA
- a CDS encoding CAP domain-containing protein, translating to MKIARLFAAAAVTASLVGITPQAVAAQAPASPVNPGAAGVLLPAATSADSAAAQQILTRVNELRQSSGLKPLTRLVELDNVSQEWSGQMAAEGNLYHRPNLRNAFPSGWTWVAENIAMNGKGLSGVELGNALFQQWVDSPGHYQNMVDRNATAIGIGIAESADGSIYATQNFAAYPDDVQAGFKVSGGGSASSPSTTPNGSGAPSGGASAEAVQPAPEVSPTADATAAPDATAAAAPTAAASASARATATAAPVAVPSSGATAPIGAPSTASEVVAAPAEPVSTPRSTQERVLGKLGMTGANATLVLFAIITLGAGGVVLILRRGLRD from the coding sequence GTGAAGATCGCCCGCCTCTTCGCCGCCGCCGCAGTCACCGCGTCGCTCGTGGGGATCACTCCCCAGGCCGTCGCGGCGCAGGCCCCGGCGTCGCCGGTCAACCCCGGCGCCGCAGGGGTCCTCCTGCCCGCTGCGACCTCCGCTGACAGCGCCGCCGCCCAGCAGATCCTCACCCGTGTCAATGAGTTGCGCCAAAGTTCCGGTCTCAAGCCACTGACCCGGCTCGTCGAGCTCGACAACGTCTCTCAGGAGTGGTCCGGCCAGATGGCCGCCGAGGGCAACCTGTACCACCGGCCCAACCTGCGCAATGCCTTCCCCTCGGGATGGACGTGGGTGGCCGAGAACATCGCGATGAACGGCAAGGGCCTGTCCGGCGTGGAGCTCGGCAACGCCCTGTTCCAGCAGTGGGTTGACTCTCCGGGTCACTACCAGAACATGGTGGATCGCAACGCCACGGCTATCGGTATCGGCATCGCCGAGTCTGCCGACGGCTCCATCTACGCCACCCAGAACTTCGCCGCCTACCCCGACGACGTCCAGGCGGGCTTCAAGGTTTCCGGTGGGGGCTCGGCTTCCTCTCCATCGACGACGCCGAACGGCTCGGGAGCGCCCAGCGGCGGAGCCTCGGCGGAGGCCGTCCAGCCCGCGCCCGAGGTGAGCCCGACGGCGGACGCCACCGCGGCCCCTGACGCCACGGCGGCGGCCGCTCCCACCGCGGCGGCGAGCGCCTCGGCGCGCGCGACTGCCACCGCCGCTCCCGTGGCCGTTCCATCTAGCGGCGCGACCGCCCCGATCGGCGCCCCGAGCACGGCCTCCGAGGTCGTGGCCGCCCCGGCGGAGCCCGTAAGCACACCGCGGTCCACGCAGGAGAGGGTGCTGGGGAAGCTCGGCATGACGGGAGCCAACGCGACCCTCGTGCTCTTCGCGATCATCACGCTGGGTGCGGGCGGCGTCGTCCTCATCCTGCGCCGCGGCCTGCGCGACTGA
- a CDS encoding TrkA C-terminal domain-containing protein, producing the protein MTYPVAAGLIPDGVIDVLAATPLLTVFLVIGLGTAVGQIPFGPIRFGAAGALFVGLAVGALDPRLGADLGMLRALGLGLFCYTVGLGAGNTFFRNLGRQMPLMALCVVALLAAGAVGAGFSRLTGVTPAMDAGAYAGALTSPVLDAAIEAAGNQEPSIGYAIAYPVGVAVAIIVVAIVVGQRWPGRKDPRPASADGIVATSVYVLTRVRLDRMEAFTRARIRISYLERDGVTRVVDPGEELAPGDKVVVVGAPAAVEEAMHELGTGLRSCLAKDRRAVDHRRLTVSSTRVAGRTIAEVDMPGRFAGVITRVRRGDLDLLARDDLVLELGDRVLAVVPSERLEEAADWFGDSERKISQIDAFSVGIGMALGVLLGLVAVPLPGGITLKLGVAAGPLVAGMILGRLGRTGPFLWGLPHAANATIRQLGLLFFLAAIGLASGPRFAGAAFSVTGLAVGGLAAIVVVVSAVVLLTGARIAGISAARAAGGLAGLVGQPAILSYALSRSEDVRIEAGYATLFALAIVVKIVMVQLLVAL; encoded by the coding sequence ATGACCTATCCGGTAGCGGCGGGGCTCATCCCTGATGGCGTCATCGACGTCCTCGCCGCCACCCCCCTGCTCACGGTCTTCCTCGTCATCGGGCTCGGGACCGCCGTCGGGCAGATCCCCTTCGGGCCGATCCGCTTCGGCGCTGCCGGGGCGCTGTTCGTGGGCCTCGCCGTCGGCGCGCTCGATCCCAGGCTCGGCGCCGACCTCGGGATGCTGCGGGCCCTCGGGCTCGGGCTGTTCTGCTACACGGTGGGGCTCGGCGCGGGCAACACCTTCTTCCGCAACCTCGGCCGGCAGATGCCCCTCATGGCGCTGTGCGTCGTCGCGCTCCTCGCTGCCGGCGCGGTGGGGGCGGGCTTCTCGCGCCTGACCGGGGTGACGCCCGCGATGGACGCCGGCGCCTACGCGGGCGCCCTGACCTCCCCGGTGCTCGACGCCGCGATCGAGGCCGCCGGGAATCAGGAGCCCTCCATCGGCTACGCCATCGCCTACCCCGTGGGCGTGGCCGTGGCGATCATCGTCGTCGCCATCGTCGTCGGACAGCGCTGGCCCGGCCGTAAGGACCCCCGGCCCGCCAGCGCCGATGGCATCGTCGCCACCAGCGTCTACGTGCTCACCCGCGTGCGGCTGGACCGGATGGAGGCCTTCACCCGTGCCCGCATCCGCATCTCCTACCTGGAGCGCGACGGGGTCACACGCGTCGTCGACCCCGGCGAGGAGCTGGCGCCGGGGGACAAGGTCGTCGTCGTCGGGGCGCCCGCCGCCGTTGAGGAGGCCATGCACGAGCTGGGCACGGGACTGCGCTCCTGCCTGGCCAAGGACCGCCGGGCCGTGGACCACCGCCGGCTCACCGTCTCCTCCACCCGCGTGGCGGGGCGGACGATCGCCGAGGTGGACATGCCCGGGCGCTTCGCGGGCGTCATCACCCGCGTGCGGCGCGGGGACCTCGACCTGCTCGCCCGCGATGACCTCGTGCTCGAGCTCGGGGACAGGGTCCTCGCCGTCGTGCCCAGCGAGAGGCTGGAGGAGGCGGCCGACTGGTTCGGCGACTCCGAGCGCAAGATCTCGCAGATCGACGCCTTCAGCGTCGGCATCGGCATGGCCCTGGGAGTGCTGCTCGGCCTCGTCGCCGTCCCGCTGCCCGGCGGCATCACCCTGAAGCTGGGGGTCGCCGCGGGGCCGCTGGTCGCCGGGATGATCCTCGGGCGCCTCGGGCGCACCGGCCCCTTCCTGTGGGGGCTGCCCCATGCCGCCAACGCCACGATCCGCCAGCTCGGGCTCCTGTTCTTCCTGGCCGCGATCGGCCTGGCGTCCGGCCCGCGGTTCGCGGGCGCCGCCTTCTCCGTAACGGGCCTGGCGGTGGGCGGGCTCGCGGCGATCGTCGTCGTCGTCAGCGCCGTGGTGCTTCTCACGGGGGCGAGAATCGCCGGGATCTCCGCCGCGCGAGCCGCCGGTGGACTGGCGGGCCTGGTGGGGCAGCCGGCGATCCTCTCCTACGCCCTGTCCCGCAGCGAGGACGTGCGGATCGAGGCCGGGTATGCGACCCTCTTCGCGCTGGCGATCGTGGTCAAGATCGTGATGGTTCAGTTACTCGTGGCCCTGTGA
- a CDS encoding heavy-metal-associated domain-containing protein, with protein MADFTDDGIDRTTTLKVSGLTCGHCVAHVTEELEALTGVKDVSIVLNKGGQSVVTVVSDVVLEDAALAEAIDEAGDYTLDAVERDVRIS; from the coding sequence ATGGCCGATTTCACCGACGACGGCATCGACCGCACCACCACTCTCAAGGTGTCCGGCCTGACGTGCGGGCACTGCGTCGCCCACGTCACCGAAGAGCTCGAGGCGCTCACGGGCGTCAAGGACGTCTCCATCGTCCTCAACAAGGGCGGGCAGTCCGTCGTCACGGTCGTTTCGGACGTCGTTCTCGAGGATGCTGCCCTGGCCGAGGCGATCGACGAGGCCGGTGACTACACGCTGGACGCCGTCGAGCGCGACGTCCGCATCTCTTGA